GGAGCAGAGGTCAATAAATCGACTGAAGATGGACGGACACCTCTTCATGTGGCGTCAGAAAACAATCACATAGATATTGTAATATATCTCATTGCTGAGGGTGCAAATGTTAACGCAGAAAGTAATAATCAGATCTCATCCATCTATCTGGCTTCAAAGAGAGGTCATCTTGATATTGTTAAATGTCTGGTGAATGCAGGAGCAGATGTCAATAAATCGACTGAAGATGGACGGACACCTCTTCATGTGGCGTCACAGAATATTCACATAGATATTGTGAAATATCTCATTGCTGAGGGTGCAAACATTAACGCAGAAAGTAATAATCAGATCTCATCCATCTATCTTTCTTCAATTGACGGTCATCTTGATATTGTTAAATGTCTGGTGAATGCAGGAGCAGATGTCAATAAATCGACTAAAGATGGATGGACACCTCTTCATGTGGCGTCAGGATATAATCACATagatattgtaaaatatctcattGCTGAGGGTGCAAACATTAACGCAGAAAGTAATGATCACATATCATCCGTCTATTTGGCTTCACAGAACGGTCATCTTGATATCGTTAAATGTCTGGTAAACGCAGGAGCAGATGTCAATAAATCGACTGAAGATGGACGGACACCTCTTCATGTAGCGTCACAGAATAATCACATAGATATTGTTAAACATCTCATTGCTGAGGGTGCAATCCTGAATGTAATGGGTAAGGAAGGCTTTACACCCTTATTTCTGGCTTCATTAAATGGTCATCTTGAAGTTGTTAAATGTTTAGTGAATGAAGGAGCAGATGTGAACCAAAGAGGAATGTATCGTTGGACAGCTCTCGACCAGGCTTCACATAAAGGACATATAAACATAGTGAAATACCTTATTTCTAACGGAGCTAAATTCAATGGCACAGATAGCAATAACCCTTCACCATTACATTTAGCATCGCATGGAGGTCATCTGGACGTTGTAAAATACCTCATCACCAAGGTAGAAGATCTGAACTCATTAGATGATAAGGGAGTTACACCACTGTATGTCGCTTCACTGGGAGGACATCTTCATATCGTTGAATGTCTGGTGAATGCAGGAGCAGATGTTAATAAATCGACTGAAGATGGACGGACACCTCTTTATGTGGCGTCAAAGCATAATCACATagatattgtaaaatatctcattGCTGAGGGAGCGAACGTCAACGCAGAAGTTGATTGGAAGATTTCTCCCTTATATCTTGCGTCAGAGAACGGTTACATTGATATCGTTAAATGTCTCGTGAAAGCAGGAGTAGATGTCAATAAATCGAAAGAGAATGGATGGACACCTCTTTTTATGGCCTCGGCAAATAATCACATAGATGTTGTCAAATATCTCATTGCACATGGTTCAAACATTAACGCAGAAAGTAATGATCACATATCATCCGTCTATTCGGCTTCACAGAACGGTCATCTTGATATTGTTAGATGTCTGGTTAATGCAGGAGCAGATGTCAATAAATCGACTGAAGATGGACGGACACCTCTTCATGTAGCGTCAGAAAACAATCACATagatattgtaaaatatctcattGCTGAGGGTGCAAACATCAACGCAGAAAGTAATAATCAGATCTCATCCATCTATCTGGCGTCTGAGAACGGTCATCTTGATATCGTTAAATGTCTGGTAAACGCAGGAGCAGATGTCAATAAATCGACTGAAGATGGACGGACATCTCTTCATGTAGCGTCACAGAATAATCACATAGATGTTGTCAAGTATCTCATTGCACATGGTGCAAACATTAACGCAGAAAGTAATGATCACATATCATCCGTCTATTCGGCTTCACAGAACGGTCATCTTGATATTGTTAGATGTCTGGTTAATGCAGGAGCAGATGTCAATAAATCGACTGAAGATGGATGGACATCTCTTCATGTAGCGTCACAGAATAATCACATAGATATTGTCAAGTATCTCATTGCACATGGTGCAAACATTAACGCAGAAAGTAATGATCACATATCATCCGTCTATTCGGCTTCACAGAACGGTCATCTTGATATTGTTAGATGTCTGGTTAATGCAGGAGCAGATGTCAATAAATCGACTGAAGATGGATGGACATCTCTTCATGTAGCGTCACAGAATAATCACATAGATGTTGTCAAGTATCTCATTGCACATGGTGCAAACATTAACGCAGAAAGTAATGATCACATATCATCCGTCTATTTGGCTTCACAGAACGGTCATCTTGATATCGTTAAATGTCTGGTAAACGCAGGAGCAGATGTCAATAAATCGACTGAAGATGGACGGACACCTCTTCATGTAGCGTCACAGAATAATCACATAGATATTGTTAAACATCTCATTGCTGAGGGTGCAATCCTGAATGTAATGGGTAAGGAAGGCTTTACACCCTTATTTCTGGCTTCATTAAATGGTCATCTTGAAGTTGTTAAATGTTTAGTGAATGAAGGAGCAGATGTGAACCAAAGAGGAATGTATCGTTGGACAGCTCTCGACCAGGCTTCACATAAAGGACATATAAACATAGTGAAATACCTTATTTCTAACGGAGCTAAATTCAATGGCACAGATAGCAATAACCCTTCACCATTACATTTAGCATCGCATGGAGGTCATCTGGACGTTGTAAAATACCTCATCACCAAGGTAGAAGATCTGAACTCATTAGATGATAAGGGAGTTACACCACTGTATGTCGCTTCACTGGGAGGACATCTTCATATCGTTGAATGTCTGGTGAATGCAGGAGCAGATGTTAATAAATCGACTGAAGATGGACGGACACCTCTTCATGTGGCGTCAAAGCATAATCACATCGATATTGTTAAACATCTCATTGCTGAGGGTGCAATCCTGAATGTAATGGATAAGGAAGGATTCACATCCTTATTTCTGGCTTCATTAAATGGTCCCGTTGAAGTTGTTAAATGCTTAGTGAAAGCAGGAGCAGATGTCAATAAATCGACTGAAGATGGACGGACACCTCTTCATGTGGCGTCACAGAATAATCACATagatattgtaaaatatctcattACTGAGGGTGCAAACATTAACGCAGAAGATGATGAGGGGAGATCGCCCGTATACACGGCTTCAAAGAACGGTCATCTTGATATCGTTGAATGTCTAGTCAATGCAGGAGCAGATGTCGATAAATCGGATGAAGATGGATGGACACCCCTTCATGTAGCTTCATATAACAATCATATAGacattgtaaaatatctcattGCCAACGGAGCAAACATCAACATAATGGATACCAACCAGATGACAGTACTATGTTTCGCTGCATGGCAagatcattttgaaattgttgaatCTCTAGTGAATGCAGAAGCTGATGTTAACATGGCCACAAAGGATGGCAAAACAGCTCTTCATGCTGCCTCACATAGAGGCTATCTaaatatcatacaatatttcattacgCATGGGGCAGATAAAGAGGCACGTGATAATAACGGTTGGACAGCTTCTCATCTTGTTGCAGCGAATGGTCACTTAGAGTGTTTGAAATATCTCCTGAGGAACAGAACTACCGATGAAGTTGATGATAGTCACAACGCTCTTGGTGGAAATATACAGGTATTTGTATGCACCTAACtaccagcggcgtaacaggggtcggtggccaggggggggggggggggcaagagcaaaaaaaattcccggtcatatcatgggaTGAACAGGCAtataatggtgtaatgaggcgactaatttgagaaggccagatattgcgtatcgggcagaatttatcttttaaaaaaagctgcgagcgagcaaaaattttgacctttttaataaaaaaatcaaattttgtgataaattttgacatgatatccaaagaataaaatatttcatccttctctctttagattccaatttttttgtggtctgtccaccactgtgaacaggattctttgcggtaGTAGCGAGAggagtaaccccccccccaaaaaaaaaaaaaaaaagaggggtgCAGTATAGGACATGTACTGTGCTAAAaaggctgctttatataagtcccgagcgagcgaagcgagcaagaaaaaaattatattcagtaaataaaatcatatcctacacttgtcctttgcttttctttcctcctttttttgttcttgtttgtagaactttttggggtcTTGGCCCAGctcttccatacgcagtgctgtgcggtcggggtccggggcggaccccccggaacttcttgatatcaaagccatttaaacctcgcaaattttaatcaaatcgcgggcatatacagaatatagcttttacacaacaaatttattcaacccagttgcgtaatgaaccagaTATCacgagggggcaaaacatagcaatgtgggacaaatttgtaaaaagtcgccagcgtgcaaagcgagctggaaaaaaagcctattgaaattaaattataattatgtgatagatttgtCCATTTTATTCAGCAAgaacaaatttcattgtttccattcatttcattatacgttgtctcctataattttttttcttcctcttgggtgtggaaccaagaccccccgcgcctgtatgccagttaattgaacgtgattgaagGGGGGCATTATAGAGTCATTTGAAGGATATAAATGAGGAGCCCCTACtgcgcttatttgcataaaatttagcaagcttatagtacaatgttgtatgcagtccatctttcttcccgctctttaatttcaatcaccGGCAGCCCGGttgtgttatcatttttttcttgttccttttctttgttttccaattaagCTTTTGATtgattacattctaccttcgtttcccgctatcgttgccattttgtcatcatttCCCACCGtactattgcattacataggcctattttctacgttttcttttcccttttcttttcctccttccttttccccttccttcccctttcccttttgttctccctcttttttttctttttcccgtttttcttttattttcccgatGAAATccgcccccccgcctgttacgccactgctaacaacacaaaaaaaaatgtaagtcccctttaaacaaacatcaataaattCCGAACTACTGggagtttttaatataattttacatgagcgtgtaggaaattttataagctaccatcTTAGTGAATGTTATGGAcatattttatgtcatgcttcaATGAGCACCGCCAGAAGGCAAAACTGTCACCTTTTTAAAAGttacaagccaaatatcatgactttgattccattttgtTGGTACACATTCTCATCATGCATGTCATGAGAAATCGACAGAAAGCTTGTGAAAGCTGATTTCTCAAAGATGatacaacttttgttgataaatttcacggttgaataagcacaagtcaaaatttgctataattggattttttttacacatttctttcGACAAAAATTAtcgaatatgatgacatttatttgTGGAAagacgcatacattcgtaattccgaagcttcattattccgaaggttcgttattccgaaggttcgttttcccgaaggttcgtaattccaaaggttcgtttgtccgaaaacgaaatgaggttcgtatgtccgaaggttcgttagtccgaaaacgaagtgaggttcgtgattccgaaggttcgttaatccgaataagaaatgaggttcgtaattccgaaggttcgttagtccgaaaactaaatgattaactaaccttatttcgttttcggactaacgaaccttcggaacaacgaaccttatttcgttttcggattaacaaaccttcggaacaaccgaccttatttcgttttcggattaacgaaccttcggaacatcgaaccttatttcgttttcggattatcgaaccttcggaataacgccacaaatgttcggattaacgaacccttttacgtttttcggattaacgaacatcgaggtataggcaatttacgtgtttcggaatttcgaaccttcggaattacgaagtgtaaccgtgaAAAGAGTATCTTTCCAATTTTAACATTTCACAAAAagtacgattttcaaatatcataggcaagtattgtttcattttgtgaacTGATATTATCTTATCAACTTTTCTTtgcgttatgttcatgaccaattaacgtGCTTCAagttcaaaggcgtttaattaaacattcacgcttgaatgaacatgtggaatgcgaatggttcctttttttacgttattggaaaaatgcaattgcttacgatggatatctgtcacataTCTTCTTGcatacttgatttgatttttatgaaaatctcgATGTgtaatgcttcagtgagcacgcAATATTCGAAACTTatgcaaataagaaagttcaaggccttggccccgctctgtgccgtatcgaatgattattttggtgtacgcgccttttggatagcgTCACTTTGAAgtcatgtgcgaagtttcatgaacaatCTGTTGGCAAAAGTAACAAAAAACgcccatgaaacaaaccctcatttgaCTTTTTGTCTTGCCCACCAGAGGtaaaggcgagacttagggatcgaaatgtcgtccgtccgtcacaaacctaatgacacataactccacaaccgtaagtcgcttttcaaccacacttagatggtagatggacttgggtgACCTGCATGTTAATTATGCTGCAGTCGAGGTCACATGGAAAGTTCAagggtcattttcaggtcaacgttaaattttacatgcaagactcttatgacacgtaactc
This region of Lytechinus pictus isolate F3 Inbred chromosome 16, Lp3.0, whole genome shotgun sequence genomic DNA includes:
- the LOC129267890 gene encoding serine/threonine-protein phosphatase 6 regulatory ankyrin repeat subunit B-like, which encodes MNKALIAAVKEGDVVKTRSILEDEALIAISQDEVEDTDGKTILHIASEEGHIELVKYIIDLRDKFIQQSGNDGNRPQDKSQSRLRNLAQYLDINESDNNGFTPLYLASRFGHLDVVECLVRHGADVNKATSDGDTPLCISSNNGHHDVVKCLVSSGADVNKGGKGGATPLHNASDNGHYDIVHYLISKGTNLNSVDDLGQAPLHLSSESGHFDIVKHLIDEGANIKAENNKGISPLHVAAQEGHYDIVECLVKAVVDVNKSDEYGWTPLHVASQNNHIDIVKYLIAEGANINAESNNQISSIYLASMRGHLDIVKCLVNAGAEVNKSTEDGRTPLHVASENNHIDIVIYLIAEGANVNAESNNQISSIYLASKRGHLDIVKCLVNAGADVNKSTEDGRTPLHVASQNIHIDIVKYLIAEGANINAESNNQISSIYLSSIDGHLDIVKCLVNAGADVNKSTKDGWTPLHVASGYNHIDIVKYLIAEGANINAESNDHISSVYLASQNGHLDIVKCLVNAGADVNKSTEDGRTPLHVASQNNHIDIVKHLIAEGAILNVMGKEGFTPLFLASLNGHLEVVKCLVNEGADVNQRGMYRWTALDQASHKGHINIVKYLISNGAKFNGTDSNNPSPLHLASHGGHLDVVKYLITKVEDLNSLDDKGVTPLYVASLGGHLHIVECLVNAGADVNKSTEDGRTPLYVASKHNHIDIVKYLIAEGANVNAEVDWKISPLYLASENGYIDIVKCLVKAGVDVNKSKENGWTPLFMASANNHIDVVKYLIAHGSNINAESNDHISSVYSASQNGHLDIVRCLVNAGADVNKSTEDGRTPLHVASENNHIDIVKYLIAEGANINAESNNQISSIYLASENGHLDIVKCLVNAGADVNKSTEDGRTSLHVASQNNHIDVVKYLIAHGANINAESNDHISSVYSASQNGHLDIVRCLVNAGADVNKSTEDGWTSLHVASQNNHIDIVKYLIAHGANINAESNDHISSVYSASQNGHLDIVRCLVNAGADVNKSTEDGWTSLHVASQNNHIDVVKYLIAHGANINAESNDHISSVYLASQNGHLDIVKCLVNAGADVNKSTEDGRTPLHVASQNNHIDIVKHLIAEGAILNVMGKEGFTPLFLASLNGHLEVVKCLVNEGADVNQRGMYRWTALDQASHKGHINIVKYLISNGAKFNGTDSNNPSPLHLASHGGHLDVVKYLITKVEDLNSLDDKGVTPLYVASLGGHLHIVECLVNAGADVNKSTEDGRTPLHVASKHNHIDIVKHLIAEGAILNVMDKEGFTSLFLASLNGPVEVVKCLVKAGADVNKSTEDGRTPLHVASQNNHIDIVKYLITEGANINAEDDEGRSPVYTASKNGHLDIVECLVNAGADVDKSDEDGWTPLHVASYNNHIDIVKYLIANGANINIMDTNQMTVLCFAAWQDHFEIVESLVNAEADVNMATKDGKTALHAASHRGYLNIIQYFITHGADKEARDNNGWTASHLVAANGHLECLKYLLRNRTTDEVDDSHNALGGNIQTLNGVTPLMVAARGGHEECVRMLLDNDADIEATDNEGWTVLQHAAAR